A window of Carassius carassius chromosome 44, fCarCar2.1, whole genome shotgun sequence contains these coding sequences:
- the LOC132126582 gene encoding uncharacterized protein LOC132126582, giving the protein MATSKQSFVSAAESQCSASAQREEETHVKAPLTTMYVHSIPAPGLQPYPQAQPGALQDATVVPLFLPRMCSNSTLPSLTLHIASGAVLQQQRLLAPATSGRLKSVGKHICQHCGKDCLKPSVLVKHLRCHTGERPYPCTTCGISFKTQSNLYKHKRTQAHARLSSESDKGTFSSQDSTESLRDNCPSPSCEMNGGDSADMNRSKEVLPVETIPSQVDSTENKTMSIEWGLHSAAMVGLTPALQDNVNSLRKPVELSDGVKNNPAIQQTSALSEDGCTKLTLNRMPLQRQEALFTKPWDFPMSQGKSQNHDSTDSGFSDSSEHHSSSSPGASLHYPSMESLTETTMERQEPGTSQTSSDMTPDSKCKVSIQEKQKLEKLISKLIYENSVLVDNKELETVRPRKTILSKQGSIDLPVPYTYKDSFHFEIKSRKHNSSSKHQDRGGGAIHGSVPTQHSTGLEHSPLARSSSLPFPTDGKPTDGAISLNLSRRCSAGHVYPLRSSDQQAPCHRSLVRQVAVDCLPTAEGSQLERGSISSLSSDGDSTDFGIEPTIKGNYRKKVRKFDYTKWHTYKGGTFTKLYNTEKDCTLKAKKTTLDSDQSLGIQIGQQKDNGSESLNFTSCSVVTLQNDFKVSSTSFEYNKGKDIEREEIITQHTDFHIPSERKKQRTGNDVQMLCISRTGESNGNLHGLIGQLPLSTCATYGSITVQKVNTQNLQPQGRFIHQLSNPSQFLGNTLSPAFCFINVSGTPSGSISSHTVPEAKTSFPPKYQLKIPCSTDGASASCSDSALAHSTCSNIPDLRQSRQTTVQCHLENSVLPSKHCQGVSVVTTFAQSKPDVLCATTSLPILSLSCSELNQTNTLSKFLTQVQSTTPTSISLVSPPVQHPISLLQSNCATHVVENPSTGFVSSTSENTQPVTSLNMSTVSYCSESGVQTCSSVATTPTVQNHPASPVNETGKPLGLTRDIKSTVYENTLKNTASKMATGGFQGPQSEGNMIQLNGSVQVQNTFYVRTADLQIVMQLISDEQLALIEPHIETTSSSTLTNQTTLSQKVYSNDVTHVCMAQEMVNYAEMSKENRSSCESASPINKAEIFCSLNSQNDKIFTNGSPQCVSSWSHPQTKVHISASVDYNKNSMGQVYEPQKIPENPQDRKSAGFEFTTETCHKLVAGDQLSEPCLVDSNYFRRGNEKEPQNSSLHNQDSDNSSEDQTFIETSRDKELYCLMEPMEPNHTQTITNTKPVEPNETGHLVPVSLSGNCENIHTKIRTCFCEKKTSTAESHHMQKELNSTIQPSHNKTHWAACGSSGLDTREMRAYDNCKLSCKHRTLVTETFCPGQTPTLCDFKQAFALGPGDFGNDTYSEVKASCPMLNRTSNVHSILEDSTRCGDVYTHHANQEIFTGPVEDGNLKSWWFQRDPRNQSKESIPKDPESGGGEEESTSTELADKNNTCQVFKDNGKRDQRKEDATSCEKHQTSAQAHPHFSREMFLNISEPVQHEKSGVMNNPEASFCTNIVSQNFQHQAQGECSNTRKDSMGEGLGNSPSQETSQKETSSPKYTTQNEFQKETQPKSPMSYWSFSKDNQEQTSKCKMSGTLVSASILQHDSGASKTEIVNASIASSCNAGPSSCNASHQMSSQELHTHQISPPAIHSNPTYLGNSNYLEHEDSNTSSDDEQKLVIELE; this is encoded by the exons ATGGCAACTAGCAAGCAGAGCTTTGTGAGCGCTGCTGAGTCTCAGTGTTCAGCGTCTGcacagagagaggaagagacgCATGTTAAGGCCCCTCTCACGACTATGTATGTCCACAGCATTCCTGCCCCTGGCCTGCAGCCATATCCTCAGGCCCAACCTGGAGCCTTGCAGGATGCAACGGTTGTACCACTGTTCCTTCCAAGGATGTGTAGCAACTCGACTCTACCTTCTCTGACACTGCATATTGCCAGTGGGGCTGTTTTGCAACAACAAAGGCTATTGGCTCCAGCAACCTCGGGCAGACTTAAGTCTGTTGGGAAGCATATTTGCCAACACTGCGGTAAGGACTGTCTGAAGCCCAGCGTGCTTGTGAAACATCTTCGTTGCCACACAGGAGAGCGACCATATCCCTGCACTACCTGTGGCATTTCCTTCAAGACGCAGAGTAACCTTTATAAACACAAGCGCACCCAGGCTCATGCACGCCTTTCCAGCGAATCTGACAAAGGCACTTTCAGCAGCCAGGACAGCACGGAGAGTTTAAGGGACAACTGTCCTAGTCCATCCTGTGAGATGAATGGCGGGGATTCAGCAGACATGAATAGAAGCAAAGAAGTTCTTCCTGTAGAGACAATACCCAGTCAGGTAGACTCTACAGAGAATAAGACAATGTCTATAGAATGGGGACTGCACAGTGCTGCCATGGTTGGATTAACACCAGCACTTCAAGACAACGTAAATTCTTTGAGAAAACCTGTGGAATTATCAGATGGTGTGAAAAATAATCCTGCTATCCAGCAGACAAGTGCACTGAGTGAGGATGGATGTACAAAGCTGACTTTAAATCGTATGCCTCTTCAAAGGCAGGAAGCTTTATTTACCAAACCGTGGGATTTCCCAATGTCCCAAGGAAAATCTCAAAACCATGACAGTACAGACTCTGGCTTCAGTGACAGCAGTGAGCATCATTCATCCAGCAGTCCTGGAGCAAGTTTGCATTATCCCAGTATGGAATCATTGACAGAAACCACTATGGAACGGCAGGAACCAGGCACCTCCCAGACATCCTCAGATATGACCCCTGACTCCAAATGCAAGGTGTCCATTCAGGAGAAGCAGAAGCTGGAAAAACTTATTTCAAAGCTTATATATGAGAATAGTGTGTTGGTGGATAATAAAGAACTGGAAACTGTGCGGCCAAGAAAGACAATATTGTCAAAACAAGGAAGCATTGATCTTCCTGTGCCATACACTTATAAAGACTCTTTCCATTTTGAGATAAAGAGCAGGAAGCACAACTCAAGCTCAAAACATCAAGACAGAGGAGGTGGGGCAATTCACGGCTCTGTACCTACGCAGCACTCCACTGGCTTGGAGCATTCACCATTAGCACGAAGCAGTTCTTTACCCTTCCCTACAGATGGCAAACCCACTGATGGAGCAATTAGTTTGAATCTAAGCAGACGGTGCAGTGCAGGGCATGTTTACCCATTAAGGTCATCAGACCAACAAGCACCATGTCATCGCTCACTAGTTAGGCAGGTAGCAGTAGATTGTCTGCCTACTGCAGAGGGATCCCAACTTGAAAGAGGTAGTATTAGCAGCCTTAGCTCAGATGGAGACAGCACTGATTTTGGAATAGAGCCAACTATAAAAGGAAACTACAGGAAAAAAGTCCGAAAATTTGACTACACAAAATGGCACACTTACAAAGGTGGGACATTTACAAAACTCTACAATACTGAGAAAGACTGTACACTGAAGGCGAAAAAGACTACACTGGATTCTGACCAAAGCCTGGGAATTCAAATTGGCCAACAGAAGGACAATGGATCTGAGTCTCTGAACTTTACGTCTTGTTCTGTTGTGACCTTACAAAATGACTTTAAGGTGTCAAGTACCAGCTTTGAATATAATAAGGGGAAAGACATTGAAAGGGAAGAAATAATAACACAACATACTGACTTCCATATCCCATCAGAGAGGAAGAAACAGCGCACTGGGAATGATGTGCAAATGCTCTGTATCTCAAGAACTGGAGAGTCAAATGGAAATCTGCATGGTTTAATTGGTCAATTACCCCTGTCAACTTGTGCAACATACGGTTCCATCACAGTTCAAAAGGTCAACACGCAAAATCTCCAGCCGCAAGGTAGATTTATACATCAGTTGTCAAATCCAAGCCAGTTCCTTGGTAATACTCTTAGCCCTGCTTTTTGTTTTATCAATGTGAGTGGGACACCATCTGGTTCTATCAGCAGCCATACTGTCCCTGAAGCCAAGACCAGCTTTCCTCCCAAATATCAGCTGAAGATTCCATGTTCCACAGATGGAGCATCGGCTTCTTGCTCCGACTCTGCTTTAGCACACAGCACTTGCTCAAACATTCCGGATCTCAGGCAAAGTCGCCAAACTACAGTGCAGTGTCATCTTGAAAACAGTGTACTACCCTCAAAGCATTGTCAGGGTGTTTCAGTAGTCACAACCTTTGCCCAGAGTAAGCCAGATGTATTGTGCGCAACAACTTCATTGCCTATTTTATCGCTTTCCTGTTCAGAGCTAAATCAAACAAACACTTTATCCAAATTCCTAACACAGGTTCAGTCTACCACACCTACATCAATTTCGCTTGTTTCTCCACCAGTGCAGCATCCTATATCTTTATTGCAGAGCAACTGTGCAACACATGTGGTAGAAAACCCGTCAACAGGTTTTGTATCATCAACCTCAGAGAACACTCAGCCTGTTACATCACTGAACATGTCAACAGTGAGTTATTGTTCAGAATCTGGTGTACAAACTTGTTCTTCAGTAGCTACGACACCTACAGTACAAAACCATCCTGCCTCCCCTGTGAATGAAACAGGAAAACCTCTTGGTCTTACAAGGGACATCAAATCCACAGTGTATGAGAATACTCTGAAAAATACGGCCTCTAAAATGGCCACTGGGGGCTTTCAAGGGCCTCAGTCTGAAGGAAACATGATACAACTAAATGGCTCAGTGCAGGTTCAGAACACATTTTATGTACGAACAGCAGACCTCCAGATAGTCATGCAGCTCATTTCTGATGAACAGCTAGCGCTGATAGAGCCTCATATTGAAACAACATCTTCAAGCACTTTAACAAACCAGACAACACTTTCACAGAAGGTGTATAGCAATGATGTGACTCATGTGTGCATGGCACAGGAAATGGTAAATTATGCTGAGATGAGCAAAGAGAACCGTTCCAGTTGTGAATCTGCCAGTCCAATAAACAAAGCAGAAATCTTTTGTAGTTTAAACTCTCAAAATGATAAAATCTTTACAAATGGAAGCCCCCAATGTGTTTCATCTTGGTCACATCCACAGACAAAGGTTCATATCTCAGCCTCAGTGGATTACAACAAAAATTCAATGGGACAAGTGTATGAACCACAAAAGATCCCTGAGAATCCACAGGACAGAAAATCAGCTGGGTTTGAATTTACCACAGAGACATGCCACAAACTAGTGGCTGGAGACCAACTAAGTGAACCTTGTTTAGTGGACAGTAACTATTTTAGAAGAGGAAATGAAAAAGAGCCCCAAAACAGTTCACTCCATAACCAAGATTCTGACAACTCCTCTGAGGACCAAACATTCATAGAGACATCCAGAGATAAAGAGCTGTATTGTTTAATGGAGCCAATGGAGCCAAATCACACTCAAACTATAACAAATACTAAGCCAGTTGAGCCGAATGAAACAGGCCACCTAGTGCCAGTCTCATTATCAGGAAACTGTGAAAATATTCATACAAAGATAAGAACTTGTTTTTGTGAGAAAAAGACCTCTACTGCAGAATCACATCATATGCAAAAAGAGCTAAACTCCACAATACAGCCCAGTCACAACAAGACTCACTGGGCTGCATGTGGCAGCTCAGGTTTAGATACAAGAGAAATGAGAGCATATGACAACTGTAAGCTCAGCTGCAAGCACAGGACTCTGGTGACTGAAACATTTTGTCCAGGCCAAACACCTACACTGTGTGATTTCAAACAGGCCTTTGCTCTAGGCCCAGGTGACTTCGGGAATGACACCTATAGTGAAGTGAAAGCATCCTGTCCAATGCTGAACAGGACATCTAACGTTCATAGCATTCTTGAAGACAGTACCAGATGTGGAGATGTTTACACACACCATGCCAATCAGGAAATATTCACAG GACCTGTGGAGGATGGTAACCTCAAAAGCTGGTGGTTTCAGAGGGACCCTAGGAACCAGAGCAAGGAATCAATCCCTAAAGATCCTGAGAGTGGAGGTGGAGAGGAGGAAAGCACCAGCACAGAGCTGGCTGACAAGAACAACACATGCCAAGTTTTCAAAGACAACGGCAAAAGAGACCAAAGAAAG GAAGATGCAACTTCTTGTGAGAAGCATCAAACATCTGCTCAAGCTCACCCACATTTCTCTCGGGAAATGTTCCTCAACATTTCAGAACCAGTTCAGCATGAAAAATCTGGAGTGATGAACAATCCAGAAGCATCTTTTTGCACAAACATTGTTTCACAAAATTTTCAACATCAAGCTCAAGGGGAATGTAGCAACACCAGAAAAGACAGCATGGGTGAAGGTTTGGGGAACAGTCCTTCTCAAGAGACAAGCCAAAAGGAGACATCTTCACCAAAATATACCACACAAAATGAATTCCAAAAGGAGACACAGCCAAAGAGTCCTATGAGCTACTGGAGTTTTTCAAAAGACAATCAAGAACAGACATCAAAGTGCAAAATGAGTGGTACACTTGTATCAGCCAGCATTTTGCAACATGACAGTGGTGCTTCAAAGACTGAGATAGTTAATGCAAGCATTGCTTCATCATGCAACGCTGGACCCAGTTCTTGCAATGCCTCACATCAAATGTCTAGTCAAGAACTGCACACTCATCAGATCAGTCCTCCAGCTATACATAGCAACCCAACATATTTAGGTAACAGTAATTATCTAGAACATGAGGACAGTAACACCAGCAGTGATGATGAGCAAAAACTAGTCATTGAACTTGAGTAA